One genomic region from Listeria monocytogenes encodes:
- a CDS encoding tetratricopeptide repeat protein has translation MQEGNLEEAVKLFTEVIEEHPSDPVGYINFGNVLLSMDDFERAELFFKRALELDDTVPAAYYSLGNLYYELERYQEAADSFQNATKQGMENGDLFFMLGMSFVQMEELTLAMPYLLRSVELNPEDGEALFQYGIVLARSGFYEDAINMLERVLLVKPEDLDALYNIGAAYLAWQGDIVLAKNYFERAIATGASHELAENALNAIQDLENEAE, from the coding sequence ATGCAAGAAGGTAATTTAGAAGAAGCGGTCAAATTATTTACAGAAGTAATTGAAGAACATCCAAGCGATCCAGTTGGTTATATTAATTTTGGGAATGTTTTACTTTCAATGGATGATTTTGAACGTGCGGAATTATTTTTCAAAAGAGCTCTTGAGCTAGACGACACAGTTCCAGCTGCTTACTATAGCTTAGGAAATTTATATTATGAATTAGAGCGTTATCAAGAAGCCGCAGATAGCTTCCAAAATGCCACAAAACAAGGAATGGAAAATGGTGATTTGTTTTTCATGTTAGGAATGAGTTTTGTTCAAATGGAGGAGCTAACACTTGCGATGCCATATTTACTTAGAAGTGTCGAATTAAATCCAGAAGACGGCGAAGCGTTATTTCAATATGGGATTGTGCTTGCTCGCAGTGGTTTTTATGAAGATGCGATTAATATGTTAGAACGCGTTTTACTTGTTAAGCCTGAAGATCTAGATGCACTTTACAATATTGGTGCAGCTTATCTGGCATGGCAAGGAGATATCGTTCTTGCTAAAAACTATTTTGAACGAGCAATTGCTACAGGCGCATCACATGAATTGGCTGAAAATGCCTTAAATGCGATTCAAG
- a CDS encoding alpha/beta hydrolase gives MKKIAIFGSAIVLFCLLIWGYFYFNSEPSTTAENAANSTKAVEVLEENDILVFTPRKSDADMSVILYPGAFVDALSYAPLANKLASSGYKTYIVEMPLNLAVFGKNRAADIIDEAPDEKFVIGGHSLGGVMSSRFAHDNENEIEGAFFLASYPDKKGSLKNASFPALSITATNDDVLNQDSYNKNKKYLPKDTTFVSIKGGNHAQFGSYGEQHGDGKAAISGPEQTDQVANALVTWLNTSVKNQER, from the coding sequence ATGAAAAAAATAGCGATTTTTGGGAGTGCGATTGTTTTATTTTGTCTTCTTATTTGGGGATATTTTTATTTCAACTCAGAACCGTCTACAACCGCAGAAAATGCTGCAAATTCAACTAAAGCTGTGGAGGTGCTTGAAGAAAATGACATCCTTGTTTTTACTCCACGTAAATCGGATGCAGATATGAGTGTTATTTTATATCCAGGTGCTTTTGTTGATGCTTTAAGTTATGCACCTCTTGCAAACAAACTTGCTTCGAGCGGTTACAAAACGTACATCGTTGAAATGCCCCTTAATTTAGCTGTATTTGGTAAAAATCGAGCTGCTGATATTATTGATGAAGCTCCGGATGAAAAATTTGTCATTGGTGGACACTCGCTTGGTGGCGTGATGTCTTCTAGATTTGCACATGATAACGAAAACGAAATAGAAGGCGCGTTTTTCTTAGCTAGTTACCCAGATAAAAAAGGTTCCTTAAAAAATGCTTCTTTTCCAGCACTTTCTATCACAGCGACAAATGATGATGTCTTAAACCAAGATTCTTATAATAAAAATAAAAAATACTTGCCTAAAGATACTACTTTTGTTTCTATTAAAGGTGGAAATCATGCACAATTCGGTTCATATGGAGAACAACATGGGGACGGAAAAGCAGCGATTAGTGGGCCAGAACAAACAGATCAAGTAGCGAACGCGCTCGTTACGTGGCTTAATACGTCTGTAAAAAATCAGGAAAGATAA